In Brachypodium distachyon strain Bd21 chromosome 2, Brachypodium_distachyon_v3.0, whole genome shotgun sequence, one genomic interval encodes:
- the LOC100825608 gene encoding alliin lyase, translating into MMESANRTPAKLGLLVLLYSSLLLNALLVARHFLLLEGSSPLGAASGNDDALSWTLQAAREAEAVAAAGCSGHGRVFLDGIVGEDGRPGCECNTCFEGPECSVRTPDCTVDADSGDPVFLEPYWMRHAAASAVVYSGWHRMSYRTTNGVFQSVELERAIKQLHRAVGNAVADDKHMVFATGSVQLINALIYALSPDSNAGATASVVATTPYYPSYRTQTVLFDGREYRWDGNTAIWANATSGNSSAGKDNIIEFVTSPNNPDALLRKPVVRGASAVVDHAYYWPHFTHIPAPADEDVMLFTISKVSGHASSRFGWALIRDEKVAKRADTYIQQSTLGGSRDTQLRMLKIIKLMLANLHGEEDIFRFGHDVMRAKWQKLNAVVSRSRRFSLQTIPPQYCTYFNKTREPSPAYAWVKCEREEDYDCSDVMLKAKIITRSGVWNDASSRYTRISLLKSQDDFDLLLERVTELVDAEKNNAAAAGSNSM; encoded by the exons ATGATGGAGTCCGCCAACCGAACGCCTGCGAAGCTCGGCCTCCTGGTCCTGCTCTACTCCTCGCTGCTCCTCAACGCCCTCTTGGTCGCACgccacttcctcctcctcgaagGCTCGTCCCCGCTCGGCGCGGCCAGCGGCAACGACGACGCATTGAGCTGGACGCTGCAGGCGGCCAGggaggccgaggccgtggccgcggcgggctgctccggccacgggcgcGTGTTCCTGGATGGCATCGTGGGGGAGGACGGGAGGCCCGGCTGCGAGTGCAACACCTGCTTCGAAGGGCCGGAGTGCTCCGTCCGGACGCCCGACTGCACGGTCGACGCCGACAG CGGGGACCCCGTGTTTCTGGAGCCGTACTGGATGCGgcacgcggcggcgagcgccgtGGTGTActccgggtggcaccgcaTGAGCTACAGAACCACCAACGGCGTGTTCCAATCCGTCGAGCTCGAGCGCGCTATCAAGCAGCTGCACAGGGCCGTCGGCAACGCCGTCGCCGATGACAAGCACATGGTCTTCGCCACCGGCTCCGTCCAGCTCATCAACGCGCTCATCTACGCCCTGTCCCCGGACAGCAACGCCGGCGCCACGGCCAGCGTCGTCGCCACAACGCCCTACTACCCG TCTTACAGAACGCAGACCGTGCTGTTCGACGGGAGGGAGTACAGATGGGACGGGAACACGGCTATCTGGGCCAACGCGACGTCAGGGAACTCCTCCGCCGGCAAGGACAACATCATCGAGTTCGTGACGTCGCCCAACAACCCCGACGCCCTGCTCCGGAAGCCCGTCGTCCGCGGGGCGTCGGCGGTCGTCGACCACGCCTACTACTGGCCGCATTTCACACACAtccccgcccccgccgacGAGGACGTCATGCTCTTCACCATCTCCAAGGTCTCCGGCCACGCCAGCAGCAGATTCGG GTGGGCGCTGATAAGGGACGAAAAAGTGGCCAAGAGGGCAGACACCTACATCCAGCAGAGCACCTTGGGCGGGTCCCGTGACACCCAGCTCCGGATGCTCAAGATCATCAAGCTCATGCTGGCCAACCTGCACGGCGAGGAGGACATCTTCAGGTTCGGGCACGACGTGATGAGAGCCAAATGGCAGAAGCTGAACGCCGTCGTGTCGCGCTCCCGCCGGTTCTCGCTGCAGACGATCCCTCCCCAGTACTGCACCTATTTTAACAAGACCAGAGAACCATCCCCAG CTTATGCATGGGTGAAGtgcgagagggaggaggattATGACTGCTCCGACGTCATGCTCAAGGCCAAGATTATCACACGCTCCGGCGTCTGGAACGACGCCAGCAGCCGGTACACGAGGATCAGCCTCCTCAAGTCACAGGACGACTTCGACTTGCTCCTCGAGAGGGTCACGGAGCTCGTCGACGCCGAGAAGAACaacgccgctgctgctggttcCAACTCAATGTAA